A stretch of Allostreptomyces psammosilenae DNA encodes these proteins:
- a CDS encoding MerR family transcriptional regulator: MDGTWSIGELAAAAGLPVKTVRFYSDRGLLPVARRSAGGHRRYDRAALERLTMVRRLRALGLSLPAIGRVLDGEEPWDAAVAAEQRALEEELAALRWRRASLRAVVDGPPERRAARLEMVARIQDPARGAERLAAFWRSVLPVRLEAALREGVIAAAVPRPPADPDVGQLLAYAELHALTEVTPAYLAALRRREREGCRRVDPTVLYQGLGEATALATELIRAGVAPCPGDALDAYVRAHAGARGERDTAGFRRRLALITREGAANTPWVGRYWSLAEAVAGDGRVTLGAANAWLDAALRGQLRGRA, from the coding sequence GTGGACGGGACCTGGAGCATCGGCGAGCTGGCCGCGGCGGCCGGGCTGCCCGTGAAGACCGTCCGCTTCTACTCCGACCGCGGCCTGCTGCCCGTCGCCCGGCGCAGCGCCGGCGGCCACCGCCGCTACGACCGGGCCGCGCTGGAGCGCCTGACGATGGTGCGCCGGCTGCGCGCCCTCGGCCTGTCCCTCCCGGCGATCGGCCGGGTGCTGGACGGCGAGGAGCCCTGGGACGCCGCCGTCGCCGCCGAACAGCGGGCGCTGGAGGAGGAGTTGGCGGCGCTGCGCTGGCGCAGGGCGAGCCTGCGGGCCGTCGTCGACGGTCCGCCGGAGCGGCGCGCGGCGCGCCTGGAGATGGTGGCGCGGATCCAGGATCCGGCGCGCGGCGCGGAGCGGCTGGCCGCGTTCTGGCGGTCGGTGCTGCCGGTGCGCCTGGAGGCGGCGCTCCGGGAGGGCGTGATCGCCGCGGCCGTGCCCCGTCCGCCGGCCGACCCCGACGTCGGCCAGCTCTTGGCCTACGCCGAACTCCACGCGCTCACCGAGGTGACGCCCGCCTACCTCGCCGCCCTGCGCCGGCGGGAACGGGAGGGCTGCCGGCGGGTGGACCCCACCGTGCTGTACCAGGGGCTGGGCGAGGCCACCGCCCTGGCCACCGAGCTCATCCGGGCCGGGGTGGCGCCCTGCCCCGGTGACGCGCTCGACGCCTACGTGCGCGCCCACGCCGGGGCCCGCGGCGAACGGGACACCGCCGGCTTCCGGCGGCGGCTGGCGCTGATCACCCGTGAGGGAGCCGCCAACACCCCCTGGGTGGGCCGGTACTGGTCGCTGGCCGAGGCGGTCGCCGGCGACGGCCGGGTCACCCTCGGCGCCGCGAACGCCTGGCTCGACGCCGCGCTCCGCGGCCAGCTGCGCGGGCGGGCGTGA
- a CDS encoding cysteine dioxygenase, which translates to MPSPHLAGGPTPLALADLRLLVRQHAERVAAGLHPVRHHPRDRWYVRLHSDDFTDVWLISWPRDTSTELHDHAGSLGALTVVSGELTEYRWVRDHSARAGALAVAGAGARAVGGSGVSGVSGRPGTGRLVGRRLAAGRGAAFPLGHVHDVVNASTAPAVSVHAYSPPLTAMSYYAPDASGLLRRTRTVLTDEPEPAAAGVPA; encoded by the coding sequence ATGCCCTCCCCGCACCTGGCGGGCGGCCCCACGCCGCTCGCCCTCGCCGACCTGCGCCTCCTCGTCCGTCAGCACGCCGAGCGGGTGGCCGCCGGGCTCCATCCCGTCCGGCACCACCCCCGCGATCGGTGGTACGTCCGCCTGCACTCGGACGACTTCACCGACGTCTGGCTGATCAGCTGGCCCCGGGACACCTCCACCGAGCTGCACGACCACGCCGGCTCCCTCGGCGCCCTCACCGTGGTCTCCGGTGAGCTCACCGAGTACCGCTGGGTCCGCGACCACTCCGCCCGCGCCGGCGCGCTCGCCGTCGCGGGTGCGGGTGCGCGTGCGGTCGGCGGGTCAGGAGTGTCCGGTGTGTCCGGCCGGCCTGGCACCGGCCGGCTGGTCGGCCGCCGGCTGGCCGCCGGCCGCGGCGCCGCCTTCCCGCTCGGCCACGTGCACGACGTGGTCAACGCCTCCACCGCGCCGGCGGTGAGCGTGCACGCCTACTCGCCGCCGCTCACCGCGATGTCGTACTACGCGCCGGACGCCTCCGGCCTGCTCCGCCGCACCCGCACGGTGCTGACCGACGAGCCGGAGCCGGCCGCCGCGGGGGTGCCGGCATGA
- a CDS encoding cellulose binding domain-containing protein, translating to MRTKRALAAIVAVLSAVLGLLVVQSAASAPARAEAAADPVRIMPLGDSITGSPGCWRSILWNRLIEAGHTDIDFVGTLPPQGCGLAHDGDNEGHGGLLVTNVAQQNLLPGWLSATNPDIVMMHFGTNDVWSARSTASILDAYGTLVDQMRANNPDMRILVAQIIPLNPSTCAECAQRAVALNQAIPAWAQGKSTARSPIVVVDQWTGFDTATDTYDGVHPNAAGDAKMADRWFPALSALLDSEPPTDPSPTPTPTEPGGTGCTAAYSVTGQWQGGRQVEIVVRNTSATAISGWTVRLTLAGGEQVGQAWGGTATQNGTEVTIRNAAWNGNLAAGGTASVGMIINGTAAGTPTVACAAA from the coding sequence ATGCGGACGAAACGTGCCCTCGCCGCGATCGTCGCGGTACTGAGCGCGGTACTCGGGCTGCTCGTCGTGCAGTCGGCGGCCTCCGCGCCGGCCCGGGCCGAGGCCGCCGCCGACCCTGTCAGGATCATGCCATTGGGCGACTCCATCACCGGTTCGCCGGGATGCTGGCGCTCCATCCTGTGGAACCGGCTGATCGAGGCCGGCCACACCGACATCGACTTCGTCGGCACCCTGCCGCCGCAGGGCTGCGGTCTCGCCCACGACGGCGACAACGAGGGCCACGGCGGCCTGCTGGTCACCAACGTGGCGCAGCAGAACCTGCTCCCCGGCTGGCTGTCGGCCACCAACCCGGACATCGTCATGATGCACTTCGGCACCAACGACGTCTGGAGCGCCCGCTCGACGGCCAGCATCCTGGACGCCTACGGCACGCTCGTGGACCAGATGCGCGCCAACAACCCGGACATGCGGATCCTGGTCGCCCAGATCATCCCGCTCAACCCGAGCACCTGCGCGGAGTGCGCGCAGCGCGCCGTGGCGCTGAACCAGGCCATCCCCGCCTGGGCCCAGGGCAAGAGCACGGCCCGTTCCCCCATCGTCGTGGTCGACCAGTGGACCGGTTTCGACACGGCCACCGACACCTACGACGGGGTGCACCCGAACGCCGCGGGTGACGCGAAGATGGCCGACCGCTGGTTCCCGGCCCTCAGCGCGCTGCTGGACTCCGAGCCGCCCACCGACCCCAGCCCCACGCCGACCCCCACCGAGCCGGGCGGCACCGGCTGCACCGCCGCTTACTCCGTCACCGGGCAGTGGCAGGGCGGCCGGCAGGTCGAGATCGTCGTGCGCAACACCTCGGCGACCGCGATCAGCGGCTGGACCGTGCGGCTGACCCTGGCCGGCGGCGAGCAGGTCGGCCAGGCCTGGGGCGGCACGGCCACGCAGAACGGGACCGAGGTGACCATCCGGAACGCCGCCTGGAACGGGAACCTCGCCGCCGGCGGCACCGCCAGCGTCGGCATGATCATCAACGGCACGGCGGCCGGGACCCCGACGGTCGCCTGCGCGGCGGCCTGA
- a CDS encoding rhodanese-like domain-containing protein: MTGTSGVDRMLARARARITRLTPGEAADALAAGARLVDIRPAEQRAREGAFPADTLVIERNVLEWRLDPTCAARLPEAVDHDVRWIIACSEGYTSSLAAASLRDLGLRHAADLAGGFHAWRRAGLPTTPPTAAGAPAD, encoded by the coding sequence ATGACCGGGACCAGCGGCGTGGACCGCATGCTGGCCCGCGCCCGCGCGCGGATCACCCGGCTGACCCCCGGCGAGGCCGCCGACGCCCTCGCCGCCGGCGCCCGGCTGGTGGACATCCGGCCCGCCGAGCAGCGGGCCCGGGAGGGCGCGTTCCCCGCGGACACCCTGGTCATCGAGCGGAACGTGCTGGAGTGGCGGCTGGACCCGACCTGCGCCGCCCGGCTGCCCGAGGCGGTGGACCACGACGTCCGGTGGATCATCGCCTGCTCGGAGGGCTACACCTCCAGCCTGGCCGCGGCCTCGCTGCGGGACCTCGGGCTGCGCCACGCCGCGGACCTCGCCGGCGGCTTCCACGCCTGGCGGCGGGCCGGCCTGCCCACCACACCGCCGACGGCGGCGGGCGCCCCGGCCGACTGA
- a CDS encoding winged helix-turn-helix domain-containing protein, with protein sequence MKTVLPEHVRPRHARLTRADGVGHAGPEPVPADPMAQPPGPGPQAAGSEAALAAYVLLLPADTPPPPGAIPWQPPTVPAAFQHPAVALLAARPDPLAAPPHGSEPPPDAQPGTPGPSPADTPHTLRPGGGLVLHVPRRTAEIHGRPLRLTYLEFELLAHLTRNPLRVHSRAQLLDQVWDLGGYHGNGRTVDVHVARLRRKLGEPLRRSIVTVRRVGYLFDPLDD encoded by the coding sequence GTGAAGACCGTTCTGCCTGAGCACGTCCGCCCGCGGCACGCCCGTCTCACCCGTGCCGACGGGGTGGGGCACGCCGGCCCCGAGCCCGTCCCCGCCGATCCCATGGCGCAGCCGCCCGGCCCGGGGCCGCAGGCGGCCGGCTCCGAGGCGGCGCTGGCCGCCTACGTGCTGCTGCTCCCCGCCGACACCCCGCCGCCGCCGGGCGCGATCCCCTGGCAGCCGCCGACCGTGCCGGCCGCGTTCCAGCACCCCGCCGTCGCCCTCCTCGCGGCGCGCCCCGACCCCCTGGCCGCGCCGCCGCACGGGTCCGAGCCGCCGCCCGACGCCCAGCCGGGGACGCCCGGGCCGTCGCCGGCCGACACCCCGCACACCCTGCGCCCCGGTGGCGGCCTCGTCCTGCACGTCCCGCGCCGCACCGCCGAGATCCACGGCAGGCCGCTGCGGCTGACCTACCTGGAGTTCGAACTCCTCGCCCACCTGACCCGCAACCCCCTGCGGGTGCACAGCCGGGCGCAGCTGCTGGACCAGGTGTGGGACCTCGGCGGCTACCACGGCAACGGCCGCACGGTGGACGTGCACGTCGCCCGGCTGCGGCGCAAGCTCGGGGAGCCGCTGCGCCGCTCCATCGTGACGGTGCGCCGGGTGGGCTACCTCTTCGACCCGCTGGACGACTGA
- a CDS encoding AMP-binding protein, with product MAPRADQDTEEATLPAANESTEAFRAARDFLLRHRDDYDTAYRDFRWPRVDRFNWALDWFDAIARDNDRTALRIVGAGGDRSWSFAELAARSGQVANWLRGLGVARGDRLVLMLGNRVELWETLLAAMKLGAVVVPATTLLGPGDLRSRVVRGGARYVVAAESDADKLAELPPGTVPIVVGADTPGSRPPGARRYEESHAAATAFVPDGPTAASDTLLLYFTSGTTAQPKLVEHTHASYPIGHLSTMYWIGLRPGDVHLNISSPGWAKHAWSNVFAPWNAEATVLVHDYARFDAAALMEVMGRSGVTTFCAPPTVWRMLIQSDLGRLATAPREAVAAGEPLNPEVIERVRAAWGVTVRDGFGQTETTVQVANTPGQHLVPGSMGRPVPGYAVELVDPATGEVGDEGEICLDLSRRPLGLMAGYLGEEERTAEALRGGYYHTGDLGTRDADGRITYVGRADDVFKASDYRISPFELESVLLEHEAVAEAAVVPAPDPLRLAVPKAYVVPAAGWEPDAATAEEILRHARQRLAPYKRVRRLEFAELPKTISGKIRRVELRELARRAAAAAEADGAPGAEPRPAGEFRDGDFPSLRG from the coding sequence GTGGCTCCCCGGGCCGACCAGGACACCGAGGAGGCGACGTTGCCGGCGGCGAACGAGAGCACCGAGGCGTTCCGGGCCGCGCGGGACTTCCTGCTGCGGCACCGGGACGACTACGACACCGCCTACCGCGACTTCCGCTGGCCACGGGTGGACCGCTTCAACTGGGCGCTGGACTGGTTCGACGCCATCGCCCGGGACAACGACCGGACGGCGCTGCGCATCGTCGGAGCGGGCGGCGACCGGAGCTGGTCCTTCGCCGAACTGGCCGCCCGCTCCGGGCAGGTGGCGAACTGGCTGCGCGGGCTCGGCGTGGCCCGCGGCGACCGGCTGGTGCTGATGCTCGGCAACCGGGTGGAGCTGTGGGAGACGCTGCTGGCCGCGATGAAGCTGGGCGCGGTGGTCGTCCCGGCGACCACCCTGCTCGGCCCGGGTGACCTGCGCAGCCGGGTGGTCCGCGGCGGCGCCCGGTACGTCGTCGCGGCGGAGTCGGACGCGGACAAGCTCGCCGAACTGCCCCCGGGGACCGTCCCGATCGTGGTCGGCGCGGACACCCCGGGCAGCCGGCCCCCGGGCGCCCGCCGCTACGAGGAGTCGCACGCCGCCGCCACCGCGTTCGTGCCGGACGGCCCCACCGCGGCGTCGGACACCCTGCTGCTCTACTTCACCTCCGGCACCACCGCGCAGCCGAAGCTGGTGGAGCACACCCACGCCTCCTACCCGATCGGCCACCTGTCCACCATGTACTGGATCGGGCTGCGGCCCGGCGACGTGCACCTGAACATCTCCTCCCCCGGCTGGGCCAAGCACGCCTGGAGCAACGTCTTCGCGCCCTGGAACGCCGAGGCCACCGTGCTGGTGCACGACTACGCCCGGTTCGACGCCGCGGCGCTGATGGAGGTGATGGGCCGCTCGGGGGTGACCACCTTCTGCGCGCCGCCGACGGTGTGGCGGATGCTCATCCAGTCCGACCTGGGCCGGCTGGCCACCGCGCCGCGCGAGGCGGTGGCGGCCGGCGAGCCGCTCAACCCCGAGGTGATCGAGCGGGTCCGGGCGGCCTGGGGGGTCACCGTCCGGGACGGCTTCGGTCAGACGGAGACCACCGTGCAGGTGGCCAACACCCCCGGACAACACCTGGTGCCCGGTTCGATGGGGCGGCCGGTGCCCGGCTACGCCGTGGAACTGGTGGATCCGGCGACCGGCGAGGTGGGCGACGAGGGCGAGATCTGCCTGGACCTGTCCCGGCGGCCACTGGGCCTGATGGCGGGCTATCTCGGGGAGGAGGAGCGGACCGCCGAGGCGCTGCGGGGCGGTTACTACCACACCGGGGACCTCGGCACCCGGGACGCCGACGGCCGGATCACGTACGTGGGCCGCGCCGACGACGTGTTCAAGGCCTCCGACTACCGCATCTCGCCCTTCGAGCTGGAGAGCGTGCTGCTGGAGCACGAGGCGGTGGCGGAGGCGGCCGTGGTGCCGGCGCCGGATCCGCTGCGGCTGGCGGTCCCGAAGGCGTACGTCGTTCCGGCGGCCGGCTGGGAGCCCGACGCGGCCACGGCGGAGGAGATCCTGCGGCACGCGCGGCAGCGGCTGGCGCCGTACAAGCGGGTGCGCCGGCTGGAGTTCGCGGAGCTGCCCAAGACCATCTCCGGGAAGATCCGCCGGGTGGAGCTGCGCGAGCTGGCCCGCCGGGCCGCCGCTGCCGCCGAGGCGGACGGCGCGCCCGGCGCCGAGCCGCGGCCGGCGGGCGAGTTCCGCGACGGCGACTTCCCCTCGCTGCGGGGCTGA
- a CDS encoding exodeoxyribonuclease III translates to MRVATWNVNSVGARLPRLLGWLASAQPDVVCLQELKCAQDGFPAEELRQAGYEAATHCNGRWNGVALLSRIGLSDVECGLPGEPGYPEDVIEARAVGATCGPLRLWSVYVPNGREVGHPHYSYKLRWLEALRQAAVKDAAGGTPYAVLGDFNVAPTDEDVWDRAVFEGATHVTPAEREALAGLRAAGLDDVVPRPLKYDRPYTYWDYRQLAFPKNNGMRIDLVYGNAPFRSAVRDAYVDREARKGKGASDHAPVVVDLDLDAVTPADAASADAATS, encoded by the coding sequence CTGCGAGTCGCCACCTGGAACGTCAACTCGGTCGGCGCGCGCCTGCCACGCCTGCTCGGCTGGCTGGCCAGCGCCCAGCCGGACGTGGTCTGCCTCCAGGAGCTCAAGTGCGCCCAGGACGGCTTCCCGGCCGAGGAGCTGCGGCAGGCCGGCTACGAGGCCGCCACGCACTGCAACGGCCGGTGGAACGGGGTGGCGCTGCTGTCCCGGATCGGGCTGAGCGACGTCGAGTGCGGCCTGCCCGGAGAGCCCGGCTACCCGGAGGACGTGATCGAGGCCCGGGCCGTCGGCGCCACCTGCGGGCCGCTGCGCCTGTGGTCGGTGTACGTGCCCAACGGCCGGGAGGTCGGCCACCCCCACTACTCCTACAAGCTGCGCTGGCTGGAGGCGCTGCGGCAGGCCGCGGTCAAGGACGCCGCGGGCGGCACGCCGTACGCCGTCCTCGGGGACTTCAACGTGGCGCCCACCGACGAGGACGTCTGGGACCGCGCCGTCTTCGAGGGCGCCACCCACGTCACGCCGGCCGAGCGGGAGGCACTGGCCGGGCTGCGGGCCGCCGGCCTGGACGACGTGGTCCCGCGCCCGCTGAAGTACGACCGTCCCTACACCTACTGGGACTACCGGCAGCTGGCCTTCCCCAAGAACAACGGGATGCGCATCGACCTGGTCTACGGCAACGCGCCGTTCCGCTCGGCGGTGCGGGACGCCTACGTGGACCGGGAGGCGCGCAAGGGCAAGGGCGCCTCGGACCACGCGCCGGTGGTGGTGGACCTGGACCTCGACGCGGTCACCCCGGCCGACGCCGCCTCCGCGGACGCCGCCACCTCCTGA
- a CDS encoding SigB/SigF/SigG family RNA polymerase sigma factor encodes MPRTQAGTREREEHRSRGAGPTTAPERRRHGPGLPEPGGATGRLDVAAAVDAVDQADGLPLEEIARADFSDLGKYEARALGDALLRRLAETDRASRQYTYVRDTLIRLNLPLVRYAAARYRYRPEPMDDIMQVGVIGLIKAVDGYDPDRGVEFVSYALPTISGEIKRFFRDTSWSVRIPRPLKELSLDVTRSADELEQDLGRAPTDREIAEHLSVDVHEVDAAIDATRMHSATSLDALRERADSTDDSGSSLLDRLGDDDPAYSLVEFRESVGPLLNSLPERERSILLMRFYGNMSQSQIGAEVGLSQMHVSRLLSSTLRELRRRLESGAATGPA; translated from the coding sequence ATGCCGAGGACCCAAGCCGGCACACGGGAACGGGAAGAGCACCGGTCGAGGGGGGCCGGGCCGACCACGGCCCCGGAGCGGCGCCGCCACGGGCCCGGCCTGCCGGAACCGGGTGGCGCGACCGGGCGGCTCGACGTGGCGGCGGCGGTGGACGCGGTGGACCAGGCGGACGGCCTCCCCCTGGAGGAGATCGCGCGGGCGGACTTCAGCGACCTGGGCAAGTACGAGGCCCGCGCCCTCGGGGACGCCCTGCTGCGCCGGCTGGCCGAGACCGATCGGGCGAGCCGTCAGTACACCTACGTCCGCGACACGCTGATCCGGCTCAACCTCCCCCTGGTGCGGTACGCCGCGGCGCGCTACCGCTACCGCCCGGAGCCGATGGACGACATCATGCAGGTCGGGGTGATCGGCCTGATCAAGGCGGTGGACGGCTACGACCCGGATCGCGGGGTGGAGTTCGTCAGCTACGCGCTGCCCACCATCTCCGGCGAGATCAAACGTTTCTTCCGCGACACCTCCTGGAGCGTCCGGATCCCCCGGCCGCTGAAGGAGCTCAGCCTGGACGTCACCCGCAGCGCCGACGAGCTGGAACAGGACCTCGGGCGCGCGCCCACCGACCGGGAGATCGCCGAGCACCTGTCCGTGGACGTCCACGAGGTGGACGCCGCCATCGACGCCACCCGCATGCACTCGGCCACCTCGCTGGACGCGCTGCGGGAGCGGGCCGACAGCACCGACGACTCCGGCAGCAGCCTGCTGGACCGGCTGGGGGACGACGATCCGGCGTACTCCCTGGTGGAGTTCCGCGAGTCGGTCGGTCCGCTGCTCAACTCCCTGCCCGAGCGCGAGCGCAGCATCCTGCTGATGCGGTTCTACGGGAACATGTCGCAGTCGCAGATCGGCGCGGAGGTGGGGCTGTCGCAGATGCACGTCTCCCGCCTGCTCTCCTCGACCCTCCGCGAGCTGCGCCGGCGGCTGGAGTCCGGCGCCGCCACGGGCCCGGCGTGA
- a CDS encoding YVTN family beta-propeller repeat protein, translated as MNVLPGSRAHRARRSSLPAAMSHTGTGSRWLWIRGVAVVVAVGTVGLLSPHSGSAYPGRIAAYVSNTGSGSVSVIDTRLGEVRATVRVGSGPIGIGAAPDGRRVYVANEQDDTVTAIDTATLRAVATVPVGEQPFDAEVSPDSALVYVANWGSNSVSVIDAASGQVVFTIPVGLLPHSVLAVPDGMVYVTNNGLGTVTVIDPATMQAVGTIPVGTYPAQMALAGPTTGCPCGNLYVANTGDDTVSVVSPVSNLPVATIPVGSAPQGIAASPDGALVYVANTGDDTVSVIDATGNQVIATVPVGSRPTGVAVSPDDSRVYVTNEGDDTVSVLATDPLALLDVVPVGRTPEGVAVTPR; from the coding sequence ATGAACGTTCTCCCCGGCTCGCGCGCCCACCGCGCTCGCCGTTCCTCCCTCCCCGCCGCCATGTCGCACACCGGAACGGGCAGCCGCTGGCTGTGGATCCGCGGCGTGGCGGTGGTGGTGGCCGTGGGCACCGTGGGCCTGCTGTCCCCGCACTCCGGCTCGGCCTACCCCGGCCGGATCGCCGCCTACGTGTCCAACACCGGCTCGGGCAGCGTCTCGGTGATCGACACCCGGCTGGGCGAGGTCAGGGCCACCGTGCGGGTCGGCTCCGGCCCGATCGGGATCGGCGCGGCGCCGGACGGCCGGCGGGTGTACGTGGCCAACGAGCAGGACGACACCGTGACCGCGATCGACACGGCGACGCTGCGCGCGGTGGCGACCGTGCCGGTGGGCGAACAGCCCTTCGACGCGGAGGTCTCCCCGGACAGCGCCCTGGTCTACGTGGCCAACTGGGGGTCGAACTCGGTGTCGGTGATCGACGCGGCCTCCGGCCAGGTCGTCTTCACGATCCCGGTGGGCCTGCTGCCGCACAGCGTGCTGGCGGTGCCGGACGGCATGGTCTACGTGACCAACAACGGCCTCGGCACGGTCACGGTGATCGACCCCGCGACCATGCAGGCGGTCGGCACCATCCCGGTGGGGACCTACCCCGCGCAGATGGCCCTGGCCGGGCCGACGACGGGCTGCCCCTGCGGCAACCTGTACGTGGCCAACACCGGCGACGACACGGTCAGCGTCGTCAGCCCGGTCAGCAACCTGCCGGTGGCCACCATCCCGGTGGGCTCGGCGCCGCAGGGGATCGCGGCCAGTCCGGACGGGGCGCTGGTGTACGTGGCCAACACCGGCGACGACACCGTCTCGGTGATCGACGCCACCGGCAACCAGGTGATCGCGACCGTCCCGGTCGGCTCCCGGCCCACCGGCGTGGCCGTCAGCCCCGACGACAGCCGGGTCTACGTGACCAACGAGGGCGACGACACCGTCTCCGTCCTGGCGACCGACCCGCTGGCCCTGCTGGACGTGGTGCCGGTCGGGCGCACGCCGGAGGGGGTGGCGGTCACCCCGCGTTGA
- a CDS encoding cytochrome P450 codes for MITQQAPSPAGLPLIGSMMDLQRDRLNLYLRARREQGDVVRFVAGPPGLRVEFYGVFSAEGAQQVLATDAAGFRKDNTYYAEVRAAVGNGLLTSQDEEYLAQRRLIQPLFTRRRVDRYADAICDETHRALAEWRAAEDGVVDLVEESTRLALRTVARILFGADADSALDVVQRCFPTINAYVTNRALVPVRPPRHWPTPANRRAAAAQRELYAECDRIIAERRAAGGEGGQDLLGLLAEAQGPDGASLEASQVRDQVLIFLLAGHETTATSLAFALHLLALHPDAQDRAREEVDRVLRGRTPTAEDYSELPYITMVLKEAMRLFPAAAVIGRRAVADTRVGDHVIPAGADVIVAPWVTHRHPAYWEDPERFDPERFTPEREKARPRYAYFPFGGGPRACIGQHFSMLESVLAIAVVLQAYRLRAVDTDVPLDSGITLQATGPARCRLTPR; via the coding sequence ATGATCACCCAGCAGGCCCCCAGCCCGGCTGGATTACCGCTGATCGGTTCGATGATGGACCTCCAGCGCGACCGCCTGAACCTCTATCTGCGGGCCCGCCGCGAACAGGGGGACGTCGTCCGGTTCGTCGCGGGCCCGCCCGGGCTCCGCGTGGAGTTCTACGGCGTCTTCTCGGCCGAGGGCGCCCAGCAGGTGCTCGCCACCGACGCGGCCGGATTCCGCAAGGACAACACCTACTACGCCGAGGTCCGGGCCGCGGTCGGCAACGGACTGCTCACCAGTCAGGACGAGGAGTACCTGGCGCAGCGCCGGCTGATCCAGCCGCTGTTCACCCGCCGCCGGGTCGACCGCTACGCCGACGCCATATGCGACGAGACCCACCGGGCCCTGGCCGAATGGCGCGCGGCCGAGGACGGCGTCGTCGACCTCGTCGAGGAGTCGACCCGGCTGGCCCTGCGCACGGTGGCCCGCATCCTGTTCGGCGCGGACGCCGACAGCGCCCTGGACGTGGTGCAGCGCTGTTTCCCGACGATCAACGCGTACGTCACGAATCGGGCCCTCGTCCCGGTGCGCCCTCCCCGGCACTGGCCCACCCCGGCCAACCGGCGGGCCGCCGCGGCCCAGCGGGAGCTGTACGCCGAGTGCGACCGCATCATCGCCGAGCGGCGCGCGGCCGGCGGCGAGGGCGGCCAGGACCTGCTCGGCCTGCTGGCGGAGGCGCAGGGACCGGACGGCGCCAGCCTGGAGGCCAGCCAGGTCCGCGACCAGGTGCTGATCTTCCTCCTCGCCGGCCACGAGACCACCGCCACCTCCCTGGCGTTCGCCCTCCACCTGCTGGCCCTCCACCCCGACGCGCAGGACCGGGCCCGGGAGGAGGTCGACCGGGTGCTCCGGGGACGCACCCCCACGGCGGAGGACTACTCCGAACTGCCGTACATCACCATGGTGCTCAAGGAGGCCATGCGGCTGTTCCCCGCGGCGGCCGTGATCGGCCGGCGTGCCGTGGCCGACACCCGCGTCGGCGACCACGTCATCCCGGCCGGGGCCGACGTCATCGTCGCCCCCTGGGTGACCCACCGTCACCCCGCCTACTGGGAGGACCCCGAACGGTTCGATCCGGAACGCTTCACCCCCGAGCGGGAGAAGGCCCGCCCGCGCTACGCCTACTTCCCGTTCGGCGGCGGCCCCCGGGCCTGCATCGGGCAGCACTTCTCCATGCTGGAGTCGGTGCTGGCCATCGCCGTGGTGCTGCAGGCCTACCGGCTGCGGGCGGTGGACACCGACGTCCCGCTGGACAGCGGCATCACCCTCCAGGCGACCGGCCCGGCCCGCTGCCGGCTGACCCCCCGCTGA